From Halorubrum salinarum, the proteins below share one genomic window:
- a CDS encoding MFS transporter has translation MDAAERRIVGFTAGSHGLVHTYELSIPILLTVWVERFSTTAAALGVVVTLGYGLFGVGALPGGILVDRFGSKPLILACLVGMAGSFLLVSVAPTLPVLTAAIAIWGLTASVYHPAGLSLLSKAVERRGTALGYHGIGGNLGIALGPLATALLLLAFDWRLVTAALALPALAVAAYGVTVDVDAALQSGDVEDPDGVDPDGKDPNGESSDSAGGTKGEVSLSSLATDTRALVAGGFLIVFAFVTFSGLYYRTFLTFLPDLLGDVLGGLVDLQIVDPESPYADQFDVGRYLYVAVLTVGVLGQYLGGRIADRVPPERGLIALMAVLSALALLFVPATGAVATFVAVSLALGVALFTVQPLSQATVAAYSPSEARGLSFGYTYVGIFGIGALGSTLAGTVLTRAGPRELFVVLAVIAALGALAATAVARFATRPD, from the coding sequence ATGGACGCCGCCGAGCGCCGGATCGTCGGATTCACCGCGGGGTCGCACGGGCTCGTCCACACCTACGAGCTGTCGATCCCGATCCTGCTGACGGTGTGGGTCGAGCGGTTCTCGACGACCGCCGCCGCGCTCGGCGTCGTCGTCACGCTCGGCTACGGGCTGTTCGGCGTCGGCGCGCTGCCGGGCGGCATCCTGGTCGACCGCTTCGGCTCGAAGCCGCTCATCCTCGCCTGTCTCGTCGGGATGGCCGGGTCGTTCCTGCTCGTGAGCGTCGCGCCGACGCTCCCAGTCCTCACCGCGGCCATCGCGATCTGGGGGCTCACCGCCAGCGTCTACCACCCCGCGGGGCTGTCGCTGCTCTCGAAGGCGGTCGAGCGGCGCGGGACCGCGCTCGGCTACCACGGGATCGGCGGCAACCTCGGCATCGCCCTCGGCCCCCTGGCGACCGCGCTGTTGCTGTTGGCGTTCGACTGGCGGCTGGTCACGGCGGCGCTCGCGCTGCCCGCGCTCGCCGTCGCGGCGTACGGGGTCACCGTCGACGTGGACGCGGCGCTTCAGTCCGGGGACGTGGAGGATCCGGACGGGGTTGATCCGGACGGGAAAGATCCGAACGGCGAGTCGAGCGACTCGGCCGGCGGGACCAAAGGCGAGGTCTCGCTGTCGTCGCTCGCGACGGACACGCGGGCCCTCGTCGCCGGCGGGTTCCTGATCGTGTTCGCGTTCGTCACGTTCAGCGGGCTCTACTACCGCACGTTCCTCACGTTCCTCCCGGACCTGCTCGGCGACGTGCTGGGCGGCCTCGTCGACCTCCAGATCGTCGACCCCGAGAGCCCCTACGCCGACCAGTTCGACGTGGGCCGGTACCTCTACGTGGCGGTGCTCACGGTCGGGGTGCTCGGCCAGTACCTCGGCGGCCGGATCGCCGACCGCGTCCCGCCGGAGCGGGGCCTCATCGCGCTGATGGCCGTCCTGTCGGCGCTCGCGCTGCTCTTCGTCCCGGCGACCGGCGCGGTCGCCACCTTCGTCGCGGTGTCGCTCGCCTTAGGCGTCGCGCTGTTCACGGTCCAGCCGCTCTCGCAGGCGACGGTGGCGGCCTACTCGCCGAGCGAGGCGCGCGGCCTCTCGTTCGGCTACACGTACGTCGGGATCTTCGGGATCGGCGCGCTCGGCTCCACGCTGGCCGGGACGGTCCTCACCCGCGCCGGGCCCCGCGAGCTGTTCGTCGTCCTGGCGGTCATCGCGGCGCTCGGCGCGCTGGCGGCGACCGCGGTCGCGCGGTTCGCGACGCGCCCGGACTGA
- a CDS encoding MFS transporter — MDRSYWRTVSLVTLWQVSASVCYYTVFAATTFFRDEFGLSRLQVGLVVTTLTLGYALFLLPVGAITDRVGERKTLSLGLVGLAAGMVLVAGAPSYALLLVAVFLLGSVYSVAMPGTNKAIYDSVQPGRQNTAMGIKQVGVTGGSGISALLVTGLAGYLFWQAGFLIAAGFGFLVALVFGVLYRGAGGGTASRPDLRGLAGNRPYVLLVVAGLFLGAALFTTTGYTVLYVEESVGASVAFAGTVLAVVQLFGSGGRLLGGWLSDRLPGDPQVRIGGILLVQTLASAGLFLVVARTSTEATAAVAFAALGFFVLGFTGVYYSVMATLVPADQMGSATAGCQVALTSGALFAPPAFGYLADTATYRASWTLLAGICVVAAVLVVAVIRADPPVGETAMAE, encoded by the coding sequence ATGGACCGCTCCTACTGGCGCACCGTCTCCCTGGTGACGCTGTGGCAGGTGTCCGCGAGCGTCTGTTACTACACCGTCTTCGCCGCGACGACGTTCTTCCGCGACGAGTTCGGGCTCTCCCGGCTTCAGGTCGGCCTCGTCGTCACGACGCTGACGCTCGGGTACGCGCTGTTCCTGCTGCCGGTGGGGGCGATAACCGACCGCGTCGGCGAGCGGAAGACCCTCTCGCTCGGCCTCGTCGGCCTCGCCGCGGGGATGGTCCTCGTCGCCGGCGCGCCCTCCTACGCCCTCCTCCTCGTCGCCGTCTTCCTGCTCGGCTCCGTCTACAGCGTCGCGATGCCGGGGACGAACAAGGCGATATACGACAGCGTCCAGCCCGGCCGGCAGAACACCGCGATGGGGATCAAGCAGGTCGGCGTCACCGGCGGGAGCGGGATCAGCGCGCTGCTCGTCACCGGGCTCGCGGGGTACCTCTTCTGGCAGGCCGGCTTCCTGATCGCCGCGGGGTTCGGCTTCCTCGTCGCGCTCGTCTTCGGGGTCCTCTACCGCGGCGCGGGCGGCGGGACGGCGAGCCGGCCGGACCTCCGCGGCCTGGCGGGCAACCGGCCGTACGTCCTGCTCGTCGTCGCCGGGCTGTTCCTCGGCGCGGCGCTTTTCACGACCACGGGGTACACCGTCCTCTACGTCGAGGAGTCCGTCGGCGCGTCGGTCGCGTTCGCCGGCACCGTGCTGGCGGTCGTCCAGCTGTTCGGCAGCGGCGGGCGCCTCCTCGGGGGGTGGCTCTCCGACCGCCTCCCCGGCGACCCGCAGGTCCGGATCGGCGGCATCCTGCTCGTCCAGACGCTCGCGAGCGCGGGGCTGTTCCTCGTCGTCGCCCGGACCTCGACGGAGGCGACCGCCGCGGTCGCGTTCGCCGCGCTCGGCTTCTTCGTCCTCGGGTTCACGGGCGTCTACTACTCCGTGATGGCGACGCTCGTCCCGGCCGACCAGATGGGGAGCGCGACCGCCGGCTGTCAGGTCGCCTTGACCTCCGGGGCGCTGTTCGCCCCGCCCGCGTTCGGCTACCTCGCGGACACCGCCACGTACCGCGCGAGCTGGACGCTGCTCGCCGGGATCTGCGTCGTCGCCGCCGTCCTCGTCGTCGCCGTCATCCGCGCCGACCCGCCGGTCGGCGAGACGGCGATGGCGGAGTAG
- a CDS encoding acyl-CoA dehydrogenase family protein, giving the protein MTQDWRDSVELTEQQSLVRRSVRDLCAEFGNEYWRERDRTATYPTEFVDALAADGWLGMLVPEEYGGVGMSTSEAVVMMEEIAASGGGFAGPQSIHGGIYNSVPIVKYADEGLKADLLPRVADGEARIQAFGLTEPNAGSDSTAMETRAERDGDEYVVNGEKVWISRVEDSDYLLLMARTTPRDEVDKRTRGISMILVDLEEAYGNGLEIERIPKTASRAVHSYQLYFDDLRVPARNLIGEEGEGFYQVLDGLNEERLVIAAECLGLGEVALERGIEYANEREVFGGPIGANQAIQHPLAEAYADLLAAKKVIYSAADRLDDLERTAAGAEANVAKYLAAEAAFEAADAAVQTHGGFGVAREYDVERYFREARLTRLVPVTQQLALNYLGERVLGLPRSY; this is encoded by the coding sequence ATGACGCAGGACTGGCGGGACTCGGTCGAACTCACCGAGCAGCAGTCGCTCGTGCGGCGCAGCGTCCGGGACCTCTGCGCCGAGTTCGGCAACGAGTACTGGCGCGAGCGCGACCGGACGGCGACGTACCCCACGGAGTTCGTCGACGCGCTCGCCGCGGACGGCTGGCTCGGCATGCTCGTGCCCGAGGAGTACGGCGGCGTCGGCATGTCGACGAGCGAGGCCGTGGTGATGATGGAGGAGATCGCCGCGAGCGGCGGCGGCTTCGCCGGCCCGCAGTCGATCCACGGCGGGATCTACAACTCCGTCCCGATCGTGAAGTACGCCGACGAGGGGCTGAAAGCGGACCTCCTGCCGCGCGTCGCCGACGGCGAGGCGCGCATCCAGGCGTTCGGGCTCACCGAGCCGAACGCCGGCTCCGACTCGACGGCGATGGAGACCAGAGCCGAGCGGGACGGCGACGAGTACGTGGTCAACGGCGAGAAGGTGTGGATCTCGCGGGTCGAGGACAGCGACTACCTCCTCCTGATGGCGCGGACGACGCCCAGAGACGAGGTGGACAAGCGCACCCGCGGCATCTCGATGATCCTCGTCGACCTCGAGGAGGCCTACGGGAACGGGCTGGAGATCGAGCGGATCCCGAAGACCGCGAGCCGCGCGGTCCACTCCTACCAGCTGTACTTCGACGACCTGCGCGTCCCCGCGCGGAACCTGATCGGCGAGGAGGGCGAGGGGTTCTACCAGGTCCTCGACGGGCTCAACGAGGAGCGGCTGGTGATCGCCGCCGAGTGCCTCGGGCTCGGCGAGGTCGCCCTGGAGCGCGGCATCGAGTACGCGAACGAGCGCGAGGTGTTCGGCGGCCCCATCGGCGCCAACCAGGCGATCCAACACCCGCTCGCGGAGGCGTACGCCGACCTGCTCGCGGCCAAGAAGGTGATCTACAGCGCGGCCGACCGCCTCGACGACCTCGAACGCACCGCGGCGGGCGCGGAGGCGAACGTCGCGAAGTACCTCGCCGCCGAGGCCGCGTTCGAGGCGGCCGACGCCGCGGTCCAGACCCACGGCGGCTTCGGGGTCGCCCGCGAGTACGACGTGGAGCGCTACTTCCGCGAGGCCCGCCTGACGCGGCTCGTCCCCGTCACCCAGCAGCTCGCCCTGAACTACCTCGGCGAGCGCGTGCTGGGGCTGCCGCGGTCGTACTGA
- a CDS encoding TRAP transporter permease, translated as MATNPDTPPDPTDPPTDPDVAEDSLLADEESLDLADGDRGRRQLWLYLLSLPLWVAVVFGPTVVAPALLGTEIDGSTTMVGIAGVGGVAVVAAAILWLGSGIEERLRMALICYSIPFWMIVMWYSYTQQMPRGQYAVAFLGGILGLYVLSELDEPLIEGNWIETALLVVSGLITLGTSGYLFLNYQQVAIDTVGRATEAQIMLAFAFTLAMIYLTWRSFGITFLAVVLIGIGYGLAGPQMPGALSHGGLSPSRILRILVVSVDGFFGFLTRLVAAWIALFLLYAGLLKAYGAFDLILRLAVRSAKYVDSGIAQTAVIASAVIGSVNGSQTANAGMTGSFTIPLMKENGIKPETAGGIEAVASTAGQVLPPVMGAGAFIMASLITGVTYVDVIIAGLIPAAVLVVSIAMAVHYVAAPQIDDPEMDGLIGDRMDRRTVVLESVKYGVPLVILIYVLGVLQYTVMTAALYTALSMIAFGIGVPQIQAALDGESNREAFVETLEQTIDGFREGVIVVAPVTIILAAINGVVDILMATGVPTAISLTLLDLSGGIAIVAFMLAMIICIILGLGMPTTAAYTVVALLVAPTLINQFAVPEFAGHFFVFYAAILAGLTPPIATCVAVTCGISGGGFWGSCKEALRISAPLFVLPFAFAYHPELVSGSFNYASLSAGVLAMLGSLAIIHGINYQFVFGRGQTYGLRIAFFVAGVLAMVHPMQMVQFGALAAVLALYGLQTVIGRPNPLGTLRGAAGMISGRKR; from the coding sequence ATGGCCACCAACCCCGACACACCACCCGACCCGACCGATCCGCCGACTGACCCCGACGTAGCGGAGGACAGCCTGCTCGCCGACGAGGAGTCGCTCGACCTCGCGGACGGCGACCGCGGCAGGAGACAGCTCTGGCTGTACCTCCTCTCGCTGCCGCTCTGGGTGGCCGTCGTCTTCGGCCCCACCGTCGTCGCGCCCGCGCTGCTGGGCACCGAGATTGACGGGTCGACGACGATGGTCGGCATCGCCGGCGTCGGCGGCGTCGCGGTCGTGGCCGCGGCGATCCTCTGGCTCGGCTCCGGCATCGAAGAGCGGCTCCGCATGGCGCTCATCTGCTACTCGATCCCGTTCTGGATGATCGTCATGTGGTACTCGTACACCCAGCAGATGCCCCGCGGGCAGTACGCGGTCGCGTTCCTCGGCGGCATCCTCGGGCTGTACGTCCTCTCGGAGCTCGACGAGCCGCTGATCGAGGGCAACTGGATCGAGACGGCGCTGCTCGTCGTCTCCGGGCTGATAACCCTGGGAACGAGCGGCTACCTCTTCCTGAACTACCAGCAGGTCGCGATCGACACGGTCGGGCGCGCGACGGAGGCGCAGATCATGCTGGCGTTCGCGTTCACGCTCGCGATGATCTACCTCACGTGGCGCTCGTTCGGGATCACCTTCCTCGCCGTCGTGCTGATCGGCATCGGCTACGGGCTGGCGGGCCCGCAGATGCCCGGCGCCCTGAGCCACGGCGGCCTGAGCCCCTCGCGGATCCTCCGGATCCTCGTGGTGAGCGTCGACGGCTTCTTCGGCTTCCTCACCCGGTTGGTGGCCGCGTGGATCGCGTTGTTCCTGCTGTACGCGGGCCTGCTGAAGGCGTACGGCGCGTTCGACCTCATCCTGCGGCTGGCGGTCCGCTCGGCGAAGTACGTCGACTCAGGGATCGCGCAGACGGCCGTCATCGCGAGCGCGGTCATCGGCTCCGTCAACGGGAGCCAGACCGCCAACGCCGGGATGACCGGCTCGTTCACCATCCCGCTGATGAAGGAGAACGGGATCAAACCGGAGACCGCCGGCGGCATCGAGGCGGTCGCCTCGACGGCCGGACAGGTGCTCCCGCCCGTGATGGGCGCGGGAGCGTTCATCATGGCGTCGCTCATCACCGGCGTCACCTACGTCGACGTCATCATCGCGGGGCTGATCCCCGCCGCGGTCCTCGTGGTCTCCATCGCGATGGCCGTCCACTACGTGGCGGCCCCGCAGATCGACGACCCCGAGATGGACGGCCTCATCGGCGATCGGATGGACCGCCGGACGGTGGTCTTGGAGTCCGTGAAGTACGGCGTGCCGCTGGTCATCCTGATCTACGTGCTGGGCGTGCTCCAGTACACGGTGATGACCGCGGCGCTGTACACCGCGCTGTCGATGATCGCCTTCGGGATCGGCGTCCCGCAGATCCAGGCGGCCCTCGACGGCGAGAGCAACCGCGAGGCGTTCGTCGAGACGCTCGAACAGACGATCGACGGCTTCCGCGAGGGGGTCATCGTCGTCGCGCCGGTGACGATCATCCTCGCGGCGATCAACGGCGTCGTCGACATCCTGATGGCGACGGGCGTCCCGACCGCCATCTCGCTCACGCTGCTCGACCTGTCGGGCGGCATCGCCATCGTCGCGTTCATGCTGGCGATGATCATCTGTATCATCCTCGGCCTCGGCATGCCGACGACCGCCGCGTACACGGTCGTGGCGCTGCTCGTCGCGCCGACGCTGATCAACCAGTTCGCGGTGCCCGAGTTCGCGGGCCACTTCTTCGTGTTCTACGCCGCCATCCTGGCGGGGCTGACGCCGCCCATCGCCACCTGCGTCGCGGTCACCTGCGGCATCTCCGGCGGCGGCTTCTGGGGGAGCTGTAAGGAGGCGCTGCGCATCTCCGCGCCGCTTTTCGTCCTCCCGTTCGCCTTCGCTTACCACCCCGAGCTCGTCTCCGGGAGCTTCAACTACGCCTCGCTGTCCGCCGGCGTGCTCGCGATGCTCGGCTCGCTCGCGATCATCCACGGGATCAACTACCAGTTCGTGTTCGGCCGCGGGCAGACGTACGGGCTGCGGATCGCCTTCTTCGTCGCCGGCGTGTTGGCGATGGTCCACCCGATGCAGATGGTCCAGTTCGGCGCCCTGGCGGCCGTCCTCGCGCTGTACGGGCTCCAGACGGTCATCGGCCGCCCGAATCCGCTGGGGACCCTGCGCGGCGCGGCGGGCATGATCTCAGGCCGGAAGCGGTAA
- a CDS encoding TAXI family TRAP transporter solute-binding subunit, translating into MKGAAAMGAVGLAGCSGGGDGGDGGDGGGDVTVTIGGTSTGSSTQAAGQALARAASQHSDFLNISVQETQGWTANLYAYDNGDIPAMGVDNNSLAKALNEEGPFAEDPVDTLPNQGFLFTSLQIHWVGLNDSVESVADLREGGYTIYPIQPGFGTRLLTEEILKEAGMWEPNEILNLDTGDIPGAVEEGRVDALCLYGANGVALSGWCQNVDVRSGGGLNLLEVDDEFRSVIEEHPGAILEEVEPYGYEQDVTAYTDTMTTWSLAGQWAFSPDIPARATEEICRLAIEHEETLRESDPTTLEYSPEAMTQTVIPEIDIHAGVANFFEDNDVWEDSWSRGDE; encoded by the coding sequence GTGAAGGGCGCGGCCGCGATGGGCGCCGTCGGACTCGCCGGCTGTTCCGGCGGCGGCGACGGCGGTGACGGCGGCGACGGCGGCGGCGACGTGACGGTCACCATCGGCGGCACGTCCACCGGCAGCTCGACGCAGGCGGCCGGCCAGGCGCTCGCCCGCGCCGCCTCCCAGCACAGCGACTTCCTGAACATCTCCGTTCAGGAGACGCAGGGCTGGACGGCGAACCTGTACGCCTACGACAACGGCGACATCCCGGCGATGGGCGTCGACAACAACTCGCTGGCGAAGGCGCTCAACGAGGAGGGGCCGTTCGCGGAGGACCCCGTCGACACCCTGCCGAACCAGGGCTTCCTGTTCACCTCGCTGCAGATCCACTGGGTCGGCCTCAACGACAGCGTTGAGTCCGTCGCCGACCTCCGCGAGGGCGGTTACACGATCTACCCGATCCAGCCCGGCTTCGGGACGCGACTGCTCACCGAGGAGATCCTCAAGGAGGCCGGCATGTGGGAGCCGAACGAGATCCTCAACCTCGACACGGGCGACATTCCCGGCGCCGTCGAGGAGGGTCGCGTCGACGCGCTCTGTCTGTACGGCGCGAACGGCGTCGCCCTCTCCGGCTGGTGTCAGAACGTCGACGTCCGCTCCGGCGGCGGCCTGAACCTGCTGGAGGTCGACGACGAGTTCCGCTCGGTCATCGAGGAACACCCCGGCGCGATCCTCGAGGAGGTCGAGCCGTACGGGTACGAGCAGGACGTCACCGCCTACACCGACACGATGACGACCTGGTCGCTCGCCGGCCAGTGGGCGTTCAGCCCCGACATCCCGGCCCGCGCGACCGAGGAGATCTGCCGGCTCGCCATCGAGCACGAGGAGACGCTCCGCGAGTCCGACCCGACGACGCTGGAGTACTCGCCCGAAGCGATGACCCAGACCGTGATCCCGGAGATCGACATCCACGCCGGCGTGGCGAACTTCTTCGAGGACAACGACGTCTGGGAGGACTCTTGGAGCCGCGGCGACGAGTAG
- a CDS encoding acetyl-CoA hydrolase/transferase C-terminal domain-containing protein, with translation MTPAPSGPAAPTLDDPVPATRLGGDLPFAAPEEAAALVPETATLLVSGFGGVGYPKLVPEALAAADGERELTVVSGGGVGDEIDRDLVESGDMARRYPFVPNETAREAANEGRLAFHDRHISRLADEVRFGGLRAGMRGETVAVVEAVAVGPDWLVPSTSIGHTPAYADAADRLIVEVNRAQPIDLARVHDVHVRDDPPNRAPIPLDDPLGETGGPAVGFAPEKLAAVVETDRPDDPYEFREVSATDEAIAANLGGFLEAELDRNPLLADAVNLQFGVGSLGNALMGALADVDFGDRDVAYVGEVVQDGLLDMLDAGDLRGASATSLALSSEGQDRLFADVERYAEDVVLRPADVSNAPELIDRFGVVGVNSAVEVDLYGNVNATHIGGTRVVNGIGGGGDFARNCRLGVVALPSTAVGGDVSRVVPLTPHVDHTEHDASVVVTEHGVADLRGLSPRERAEELIAVADPSFREDLEAYRARAAEDGGNTPHHLPSAFSWGSTDS, from the coding sequence GTGACGCCCGCGCCCTCCGGCCCCGCGGCGCCGACCCTCGACGACCCGGTCCCGGCGACGCGGCTCGGCGGCGACCTGCCGTTCGCCGCCCCCGAGGAGGCGGCCGCGCTCGTCCCCGAGACCGCGACGCTGCTCGTCTCCGGCTTCGGCGGCGTCGGCTACCCGAAGCTGGTCCCCGAGGCGCTGGCGGCGGCCGACGGCGAGCGCGAGCTGACGGTGGTCTCCGGCGGCGGCGTCGGCGACGAGATCGACCGCGACCTCGTCGAGTCCGGCGACATGGCCCGGCGCTACCCGTTCGTCCCGAACGAGACCGCCCGCGAGGCGGCCAACGAGGGCCGGCTCGCCTTCCACGACCGCCACATCTCGCGGCTCGCCGACGAGGTGCGGTTCGGCGGCCTCCGCGCGGGGATGCGCGGCGAGACGGTAGCGGTCGTCGAGGCGGTCGCGGTCGGGCCCGACTGGCTCGTCCCCTCCACTTCCATCGGCCACACGCCCGCGTACGCGGACGCTGCCGACCGCCTGATCGTCGAGGTGAACCGCGCGCAGCCGATCGACCTGGCTCGCGTCCACGACGTCCACGTCCGCGACGACCCGCCGAACCGGGCGCCGATCCCGCTCGACGACCCCCTCGGCGAGACCGGCGGCCCGGCGGTCGGGTTCGCCCCCGAGAAGCTCGCCGCGGTCGTGGAGACGGACCGCCCGGACGACCCCTACGAGTTCCGCGAGGTCTCCGCCACCGACGAGGCCATCGCGGCGAACCTCGGCGGGTTCCTGGAGGCCGAACTCGACCGCAACCCCCTGCTCGCCGACGCCGTGAACCTCCAGTTCGGCGTCGGCAGCCTCGGGAACGCGCTGATGGGCGCGCTCGCGGACGTGGACTTCGGCGACCGCGACGTGGCGTACGTGGGCGAGGTCGTCCAGGACGGCCTCCTCGACATGCTCGACGCGGGCGACCTCCGCGGCGCGAGCGCCACGTCGCTGGCGCTGTCGAGCGAGGGGCAAGACCGGCTGTTCGCGGACGTCGAGCGCTACGCCGAGGACGTGGTGTTGCGCCCGGCGGACGTGTCGAACGCGCCCGAACTCATCGACCGGTTCGGCGTCGTCGGCGTCAACAGCGCCGTCGAGGTCGACCTGTACGGCAACGTGAACGCCACCCACATCGGCGGCACCCGCGTCGTCAACGGCATCGGCGGCGGCGGCGACTTCGCCCGCAACTGCCGGCTCGGCGTCGTCGCGCTCCCCTCCACGGCGGTCGGCGGCGACGTCTCGCGGGTCGTCCCGCTGACGCCGCACGTCGACCACACCGAGCACGACGCGAGCGTGGTCGTCACCGAGCACGGCGTCGCCGACCTCCGCGGCCTGTCGCCCCGCGAGCGCGCCGAGGAACTGATCGCGGTGGCCGACCCCTCCTTCCGCGAGGACCTGGAGGCGTACCGCGCGCGAGCGGCCGAGGACGGGGGAAACACGCCGCATCACCTTCCATCGGCGTTCTCGTGGGGGTCGACTGACTCGTAA
- a CDS encoding MaoC family dehydratase, producing the protein MARDSDAHDGEETDRRLVGGWEGRYYEDFAVGDVYKHPYGRTVTETDNVWFTNLSMNLNPMHFNEAYAAETEFGERLVDGTFVIALAVGMSVIDVSANATANLGYDKIRHHAPVFHGDTLFAESEVIAKRESSSRDHVGIVTTELRTYNQDDELVLSLERTPMVLKRSHAQPSAAQPTGWPEGIGTQPEDLE; encoded by the coding sequence ATGGCACGCGACAGCGACGCACACGACGGCGAGGAGACGGATCGCCGGCTCGTCGGCGGCTGGGAGGGGCGCTACTACGAGGACTTCGCGGTGGGTGACGTGTACAAACACCCCTACGGGCGGACGGTGACCGAGACCGACAACGTCTGGTTCACCAACCTCTCGATGAACCTCAACCCGATGCACTTCAACGAGGCGTACGCCGCCGAGACGGAGTTCGGCGAGCGCCTCGTCGACGGCACCTTCGTCATCGCGCTGGCGGTCGGGATGAGTGTCATCGACGTGTCGGCGAACGCGACCGCGAACCTCGGGTACGATAAGATCCGCCACCACGCGCCCGTCTTCCACGGCGACACGCTGTTCGCCGAGTCCGAGGTGATAGCGAAGCGCGAGTCCTCCTCGCGCGACCACGTCGGCATCGTCACCACGGAGCTGCGGACGTACAACCAGGACGACGAGCTGGTGCTCTCCTTGGAGCGCACGCCGATGGTGCTCAAGCGGTCGCACGCGCAGCCGAGCGCGGCGCAGCCGACGGGGTGGCCCGAGGGGATCGGCACCCAGCCGGAGGACTTGGAGTGA
- a CDS encoding DUF120 domain-containing protein gives MSDATATDAAADVDPAALAALKHVGLVGGLSETKVSCAALGDRLDASTQTASRRLQTLESAGYVERDVVSDGQWVRVTDAGEAALRAEYADYRRLFESDVELSLRGAVTGGMGEGRHYITLPGYAEQFRERLGYDPFPGTLNVNLTEESVRRRGEMAGIDAVPIEAWEGEDRTYGAATCYGVTLVADGERYEAVHAIVPDRTHHDDDQLELIAPDRLRDALDLEDGDSVEVRVEPASRADEQGSSAVETEVA, from the coding sequence ATGTCAGACGCGACGGCGACCGACGCGGCGGCCGACGTGGACCCGGCCGCGCTCGCGGCCCTCAAACACGTCGGGCTGGTCGGCGGCCTCTCCGAGACGAAGGTGTCGTGCGCGGCGCTGGGCGACCGGCTCGACGCCTCCACGCAGACCGCCTCCCGGCGCCTCCAGACGCTCGAATCCGCGGGCTACGTCGAGCGCGACGTGGTCAGCGACGGGCAGTGGGTCCGCGTGACGGACGCGGGCGAGGCCGCGCTCCGCGCGGAGTACGCCGACTACCGCCGGCTGTTCGAGTCGGACGTCGAGCTCTCGCTCCGCGGCGCGGTCACCGGCGGGATGGGCGAGGGGCGCCACTACATCACGCTGCCGGGCTACGCCGAGCAGTTCCGCGAGCGGCTCGGCTACGACCCGTTCCCGGGGACGCTCAACGTGAACCTCACCGAGGAGAGCGTCCGCCGGCGCGGCGAGATGGCGGGTATCGACGCCGTCCCGATCGAGGCGTGGGAGGGCGAGGACCGCACCTACGGCGCGGCCACCTGCTACGGCGTCACCCTCGTCGCGGACGGCGAGCGCTACGAGGCGGTCCACGCCATCGTCCCCGACCGGACCCACCACGACGACGACCAGCTCGAACTGATCGCGCCGGACCGGCTGCGCGACGCGCTCGACCTCGAAGACGGCGACAGCGTGGAGGTCCGCGTCGAGCCCGCGAGCCGCGCCGACGAGCAGGGGTCGAGTGCGGTCGAGACGGAGGTCGCCTGA
- the ribB gene encoding 3,4-dihydroxy-2-butanone-4-phosphate synthase, giving the protein MRADVDADPDAAGADAGEAAEGTDPVERALDAFRAGDPVCVHDFADREGETDIVYPAGAVDEAAVAHMRNDAGGLICVAVSDAVGDAFDLPFLADALDHPAVDDDPDYDDRSSFSLPVNHRETFTGITDADRAKTIVEVANAAARVRDDPTGYGPEEFAAEFRAPGHVHVLRGDRDGLDGRTGHTELGLAMAEAVGAAPAAVVCEMLDDETGDALAPADAAAYAARRDIPYVEGAALVEALK; this is encoded by the coding sequence ATGCGCGCCGACGTCGACGCCGACCCGGACGCGGCGGGGGCCGACGCCGGCGAGGCCGCCGAGGGGACGGACCCGGTCGAGCGCGCGCTCGACGCCTTCCGCGCCGGCGACCCGGTCTGCGTCCACGACTTCGCGGACCGAGAGGGGGAGACGGACATCGTCTACCCCGCGGGCGCGGTCGACGAGGCCGCGGTCGCGCACATGCGCAACGACGCCGGCGGCCTGATCTGCGTGGCCGTGAGCGACGCGGTCGGCGACGCGTTCGACCTGCCGTTCCTCGCGGACGCGCTCGACCACCCCGCGGTCGACGACGACCCCGACTACGACGACCGCTCCTCGTTCTCGCTCCCCGTGAACCACCGCGAGACGTTCACCGGGATCACGGACGCCGACCGCGCGAAGACCATCGTCGAGGTGGCGAACGCGGCCGCGCGGGTCCGCGACGACCCGACCGGCTACGGGCCCGAGGAGTTCGCCGCCGAGTTCCGCGCGCCCGGCCACGTCCACGTCCTGCGCGGCGACCGCGACGGCCTCGACGGCCGGACCGGTCACACCGAACTCGGCCTCGCGATGGCCGAGGCCGTCGGCGCCGCGCCCGCCGCCGTGGTCTGCGAGATGCTCGACGACGAGACGGGCGACGCGCTCGCGCCGGCGGACGCCGCCGCCTACGCGGCCCGCCGCGACATCCCCTACGTCGAGGGCGCGGCGCTCGTCGAGGCGCTGAAGTAA